The proteins below come from a single Aptenodytes patagonicus chromosome 2, bAptPat1.pri.cur, whole genome shotgun sequence genomic window:
- the RIOK1 gene encoding serine/threonine-protein kinase RIO1, whose translation MDYRAVAMSQAVPGQFDDAECSDGEFTQDAETVKEGEVTENCQSCMCEEFNTEEGDGDVDNDDEEEDEDWDWDDEVGRLMKRHNAAGGCNPQANRQTPSCYSAKMSTPTDKALRKFEHKINLDKLNFDDSVINRVTEKSRQKEADMYRVKDKSDRATVEQVLDPRTRMILFKMLTRGVISEINGCISTGKEANVYHASTANGENRAIKIYKTSILMFKDRDKYVSGEFRFRHGYCKGNPRKMVKTWAEKEMRNLIRLNTAQIPCPEPIMLRSHVLVMGFIGKGDRPAALLKNAQLSDSKVRELYLQIIQYMRRMYQDARLVHADLSEFNMLYHSGEVYIIDVSQAVEHDHPHALEFLRKDCANVNDFFQKHNVAVMTVRELFEFITDPSITSENIDDYLSKAMEIASKRTEEERSSQDKVDEEVFKKAYIPRTLTEVKNYERDVDIMMKLKEEDMALNIQQDNILYQTVTGLKKDLSGVQKIPALLEKKADKSETDSGDDDGGSEDSDSGCKESVHPKDKPAEVSLDKKERKKLVKEAQREKRKTKIPKHVKKRKEKTAKMKKGK comes from the exons atgGATTACCGGGCGGTGGCGATGAGCCAGGCCGTGCCCGGGCAGTTTGACGATGCGGAGTGCTCCGACGG TGAATTTACGCAAGATGCAGAAACAGTTAAAGAAGGTGAGGTCACTGAGAACTGCCAGTCATGCATGTGCGAAGAATTTAACACTGAGGAAGGAGATGGTGATGTTGACAACgatgatgaagaggaagatgaagactGGGACTGGGATGACGAGGTGGGAAGACTCATGAAGCGCCACAATGCTGCTGGTGGATGCAATCCACAG GCAAATAGACAGACCCCTAGTTGCTATTCGGCAAAAATGTCTACTCCTACAGACAAGGCTTTAAGGAAGTTtgaacataaaattaatttag ATAAGCTGAATTTTGATGACTCCGTTATAAACCGAGTCACAGAAAAGTCTAGACAGAAGGAAGCAGACAT GTACCGAGTCAAAGATAAATCAGACAGAGCAACAGTAGAACAG GTGTTAGATCCAAGGACCCGAATGATTCTGTTCAAGATGCTAACGAGAGGTGTCATATCAGAAATCAATGGCTGCATCAGCACAGGGAAGGAa GCTAATGTATATCATGCCAGTACTGCGAATGGAGAGAACAGAGCAATAAAGATTTACAAAACCTCTATTCTGATGTTTAAAGATCGGGATAAGTATGTGAGTGGTGAATTCAG atttcGTCATGGATATTGCAAAGGCAACCCAAGAAAAATGGTGAAGACATgggctgaaaaagaaatgaggaatttAATAAG GTTGAATACAGCCCAGATACCTTGTCCAGAGCCAATTATGCTAAGAAGCCATGTGCTTGTCATGGGCTTTATTGGTAAAGGTGATAG gcctgctgctctgctgaagaATGCTCAGTTATCTGACTCCAAAGTCCGGGAGCTGTACCTGCAAATCATCCAGTACATGAGAAGAATGTACCAAGATGCCAGACTTGTTCATGCAGATCTCAGTGAATTTAATATGCT GTACCACAGCGGGGAGGTGTACATCATTGATGTGTCTCAGGCAGTGGAGCATGACCACCCGCATGCGCTGGAGTTCCTGCGAAAAGATTGTGCCAACGTTAATG ACTTTTTCCAGAAGCACAATGTTGCAGTGATGACTGTGAGGGAGCTCTTTGAGTTTATTACTGATCCTTCTATCACAAGCGAGAACATTGATGACTATCTGTCTAAG GCAATGGAAATAGCATCGAaaagaacagaggaggaaagatCCAGTCAAGATAAAGTGGATGAGGAA GTGTTTAAGAAGGCTTACATACCTCGAACTTTGACTGAAGTTAAAAACTACGAGAGAGACGTGGATATAATGATGAAATTGAAAGAAGAGGACATGGCATTGAATATTCAGCAAGATAAT ATTCTCTACCAGACTGTGACAGGACTGAAGAAGGATTTGTCTGGTGTTCAGAAG ATCCCTGCACTTCTTGAAAAGAAGGCAGACAAGTCAGAAACAGACTCTGGTGATGATGATGGTGGCTCAGAGGACTCTGATTCGGGCTGTAAAGAATCTGTACATCCCAAAGATAAACCTGCTGAAGTTAGCTTGGACAAAAAG gaaaggaaaaaattggTTAAAGAAGCccaaagagagaagaggaaaaccaaaaTCCCAAAGCATGTGAAGAAGCGGAAAGAAAAGActgcaaaaatgaagaaaggcaaataa